The stretch of DNA GCGGAACAAGTGGTTCACCTACTCGAAACCTATCACCTAGAACCTCATTTTTTGGAACTCGAGGTGACAGAAAGTGGCCTGATTGCCGATGAAGTTGTCGCTAAGAATACCTTAGAATCGCTGCATGACATTGGCGTTACATTGTCACTGGATGACTTTGGGACGGGCTACGCCTCTTTCAGTTATCTCAAGAAATTTCCGTTCGATACGATTAAAATTGATAAGAGCTTCATCGATCAGATGCTTAACTCACACGAAGACTCGGAAATCGTTCGTTCTATTGTCCAAATCGCGAAGAAGCTCGACCTAAAAGTCACGATTGAAGGGATAGAATCGGAAGTTCAGGAGCAATTTATTATCAACGAGGGCTGCGATGTGGGCCAAGGTTACCTTTATGGGCGGCCAATGCCGAGCCAAGAATTCGAACACAGTTTAATCAATCAAAACTATTTGGGGACAACCCGTTACGCTTAAAGCAAAAAAGAGCAGTTTGTTTTGGATTTAGGCCTACTTTCTCTTTACTCTAAAGGTGGTGATTTTTATAATCGCCGCCTTTCTGTTTTAATCTTCCCTTTATATAGGCATTCCTCGTTATGGATCAGTTGACTGCAAAGCTTAAAAAGCTCGAAAAACAAAACTTCCGCGCATATCAACAAATTAAAGGTCAATACGACTTTGCTGATTTCGAATTACACATCGACCACGTTCAAGGTGACCCGTATGCATCTTCTTCACGTTTTCGCGCAACACGCGCTTGGTCGTTAACTGGGTTAGATTGGCTTAAAGAAAAGTCTTACGAATACCAAGTAGCAGCACGTGATTTTATTGCACGTAGCTTCTCTGAATTTGCTAAGCAAGAAACAACTGTGTCTATCGCACTAACAGGCCAAACTGTTTTAGATAACACCTCAGTGGTTTTCACCGAGCACGGAATCGAAATCCGTTTTCGTATCAACCTACCTGCTGATGGTCGTAGTATTCTTGCAAAGAAAGCAATCAACATCATTACATTCTATTTGCCTAAGTTTATTCGTCGCGCAACGCTTGAACGCGAACTCGACATTGAAGCGATGATTAAGCATTGTGAAGCCGTTGAAGACCAAGACGCGTTGCGTGCTCAATTGGAAGAAAACAACCTAGCAGCATTCGTAGCAAATGGCAGCGTATTACCTCGTATTGCTGGTAACTGTGACCTACCAATGAAAGGTGCGGTGCCTTTCTCTGCTCCAGAATCGTTGAGTGTTACGTTAAACACACCGAACAAAGGTGATGTGACTGGCCTAGGCATTCCAAAAGGTATCACGCTAATCGTTGGTGGTGGTTTCCATGGTAAATCTACGCTGTTGAACGCCGTTGAACGTTCTATCTACAACCATATTCCTGGTGACGGTCGTGAAGGTATCGTGACGGCGACTGATACGATGAAGATCCGCGCTGAAGATGGCCGCTGTGTTCACAACTTGAACCTATCAAATTACATCAACCATTTGCCGATGCAAAAAGACACGTCTGATTTCAGTACACAAGATGCGTCTGGCTCGACATCGCAAGCGGCTTGGTTACAAGAATCAATTGAAGCAGGCGTTCAAACGCTACTTATTGATGAAGATACGTCAGCGACTAACTTCATGATTCGTGACGAGCGTATGCAAGCGCTTGTATCAAAAGGGGCTGAGCCTATCACTCCACTTGTTGACCGTATAGGCCAACTACGTGAAGAGATGGATATCTCTACCATTGTTGTAATGGGTGGTTCTGGCGATTACTTAGATGTGGCTGACACTGTGATTCAAATGCACGATTACCAAGCGGTAGACGTCACTGCAAAAGCACAAGAAGTGATAGCTCAACACCCTACTCAACGTACTAACGAATGTGAGACGGCATTAGAAACGTTTGTTCCTCGTTCATTAAACCGCGCAGCACTGATGAATATTCTTACTGACGGTAAGTTCCGTGTTAACGCGAAAGGCAAAGAGTCTCTGCGTTTTGGTAAGGAATTTGCTGATCTTTCTGCATTGGAGCAGTTAGAGTCGACATCAGAAGTTAACGCGATTGGTTGGGCATGGTTCCAGTTTGCACAAACTCCAGGTTGGTCAAACAACCCTGCTAAAGAGTTTAGTGCGATCTTAAGCGATGAGTGGCACGTTAATATGCCAAACTACGGTGATTTAGCGAAACCAAGAGTATTGGATGTAATGGCCGCACTAAACCGTATGCGTAAATCTCAGTTCAAACCTTCGAACTAAGTTAGATCCAAGCATAATAAATTGTATGGACGGCTCTCATTGTGAGGGCCGTTTTTTTATTCGCTAGCTCTAGCTCTAGATCTAGATCTAAAGCCTTAAGACCGTCTCCTGCCTCACTTATCTTGTTTGGCGATAAAACCGACCAATATTGTGCTTATCCTAAAAATCATGACACAGCTTTTACAAAACTATGGCGATATTCATATAAAGTTCCGACTCGACAGGTGTAACTAAATGTAACAAACCCTTGAGGCTTCAATGAATCATAAACGCGTTAAGATGCGTGACCATAAAAAAGAAGTAAATCTGTTCAAAAACCGTGTAACCGTTGCGTTTTGTGGGATCTTGCTGTTCACTCTTGTCTTAGTCGGCAACCTTTACCGACTTCAAGTCGAAAATTTTAAAAGCTATCAGACTCGTGCAGATGGCAACAGAATCAAAGTATTACCTATTCCCCCGACTCGCGGGCTTATTTACGACCGTAATGGTGTGTTGCTCGCCGAGAATGAACTTGTCTTTAATCTGACGATGATTCCAGAGCAAACTGATGATGTCGATGCAATGCTTGCCAAGTTGGATAAATACATCCCGCGAGAGGCTGAGCAGATTGCTCGTTTCAAAAAGCGTTATCACAACACTCGCCGTTTCAAATCGGTCACGATATTAGAGAACCTAAGCGAAGAGGAAATTGCTAAGTTCTCAGTGCACCAGTACCAATTCCCCGGCTTATCGATTGATACCAGCTTGAAACGATTTTATCCAAATGGAGAGGTACTTACCCATGTCTTAGGATATGTCGCACACATCAATGATAGCGATCTTAAGAGACTAGAAGAAAAAGGCATCGAAGCGAATTACCAAGCCACAACAATCATAGGTAAGCTCGGTGTTGAACGTTATTACGAAGATATCCTGCACGGTACCAAAGGTTATCAAGAAGTCGAAGTAAACAGCCGTGGGCGAGTCGTCCGCACCATTGAGTATGTAGCTCCGGTAGCAGGAAAAGATATCGTTTTAAATATCGACCTCGAACTACAAAAATACGTATTCGACCAGCTTGATCACCGAACAGGCAGCGCGGTCGTTCTAGACCCGAAAGACAACAGTGTACTTGCAATGGCATCAAGCCCAAGCTACGACCCGAACCTCTTTGTCGACGGTATTTCTAGCAAGAACTATCAACGTTTATTGAATGATCCTGCTCACCCATTGGTAAACCGCACTACTCTCGGCGTTTATCCTCCGGCATCTACCATCAAACCATTTATGGCAGTCGCTGGCTTGCAAGAGCATGTCATCTCTGAGGATACGATTCGTGATGATCACGGTTCATGGCAAATTCCTGGTTCTAAGCGTAACTCTAAATCATGGCGAGACTGGAAACGCTGGGGTCACGGTCCTGTCGACGTAACTCAAGCCATTGAAGAGTCAGTGGATTCGTTCTTCTATCAAACCGCTTTTGACTTAGGCATTGACCGTATCTCAAGCTGGATGAATCGCTTTGGTTTTGGTGAGCCTACAGGTATCGATATCTATGAAGAGAGTACCGCCAATATGCCAACTCGAGAATGGAAGATGATGCGCTATCGTACCCCTTGGTATCAAGGTGACACAGTCCCTATTGGTATTGGTCAGGGTTATTGGACATCGACACCAATGCAACTGGCAAAAGCGACTTCAGTGTTGGTCAATCATGGAAAGGTGATGCCACCTCATATCCTGAGAGCAATCTTGGATCATGGTGAGGACTTTGACACACAACAACTCGTTACACCTGAACCTATGCCGTCTATCACTGAAGTCCCTGACAAAATATGGGATGTACCCATCAATGCAATGAGACTCGTAAACCACGGCAGTCGAGGTAGCGGCAGGCGCGCATTTAAGGGAACCAACTACACTAGCGGCGGAAAATCAGGTACGGCACAAGTATTTGATCTTGCGAAAGATCAGGTCTATAACTCGAAAAAGTTGGCTAAGCATTTACTCGACCATGCGCTTTACACGGCTTTCGCACCTTACGAGCACCCTGAGTATGTCGCGACGGTGGTCATTGAACACGGTAACGGCGGTTCAAAAGTCGGCGCGCCATATATCCGTAAAGTACTCGATTATGCGTTTGAGCATAAAAGTGGCCAAAACAAAGATAACTCCTAATACCAAGAAAGCCCCACTCTAGATTCATAGTATGGGGCTTTTTATTTTAGAGTTGCATTAGACGTAGACGTAGACGTAGCTAAAGACTTCGTTAGGTTACGAGCTTCTCAATATATGCCATGCTTCGCACAATGTCTGAAACTTAGCCGTATTTCCCTCGTCCCGATCTGGATGCCAGCGCAAAGCCAATTGTCGCCAGCGCTTTCTAATCTCATGGTGAGTCGCGTCCAACGGTAACTCAAACAAGTTTAACGCTCGGCTTCTATCCATATCGAGTTCATCGCCACCGACAAACTTTCTGTACCGAGTCCAGAACTCGTTCAGCAGCCTTTTGACTTCGCCCTCGTCCGCTTCATAGTTAATCCAATTAATGTAGTATTCTCGCAGTGGGTCTTGATGATCGATGCTGTGACTGCTTCCGTGATAACGACCATTCATCAATTCAATATCCATCGCTTGGACTTGTAGCCAACCATCAGGGTGTAAGGTTTCTTGAAGCTGATAAAGCGCATTCATGATGAGGAAGTTCTTTTTAAACAACTCTTTCTCAGGTGCTGGGTCTAGCACCGGCACAAACCCAAGGTCGTTAAGATGAGCCGCCAATGTGTGTACTTTCCAGCCGCTTGGCTTTTGCTTGAGCACTTCCATAATCGGCCAAAGCAATGGGTTCTCCATATGGCAATGAAAATTTGCTCTCACCTCTTGATGATTCGACATAGTGGACTCAGTTAGATTTTCTGTATTAATGGATGACTAGGGCATTGGATACAATGAGCAACCTACATCATACCCATTGGCGTATCTCTTTTAATTGAAAGCGATTTTCTGTGATTTGTCGAGCTAATGGACCAACAACTTTCAAACGCTTGGCTCAAAGGCACCCTTTCATCATGAAACTGAAAGTCATTAAGTGAGTGCAACCGCCATCAATGCAGAAGTGATCCTGAAGTACAGGTACAAAAAAGGTCAGCAATTTAGCTGACCTTTGATATCTATACCAATTTTAGCACGACATATTTCGCTAATTAGATAACGCCAAGTTCTCTTAGGCGCTCCATTAGGTACTCGTTTGCTGTGTACTTTTCTGACAGCACAACTTCCGGTTTCGGGTGAAGGAATAGAGGCAAAGAGATACGAGATTTCTCTTGGCGTTCACCTGATGGATTGATTACACGGTGAGTTGTCGATGGAAAGTAACCACCCGATGCCTCTTGAAGCATGTCACCAATGTTGATGATCATGTTGCCGAAGTCACACGGAACATCTAACCACTCGTCGTTTTGAGCTTTAACTTGAAGGCCTGGCTCGTTTGCTGCAGGAAGAACAGTCAGTAAGTTGATGTCTTCGTGTGCTGCTGCACGGATAGCGCCTGGCTCTTCATCACCTTGCATTGGTGGGTAGTGAAGAACACGAAGCAGAGTCTGCTCACTGCCGTTGATCATTTCAGACAACGCGATAGAGAACTTCTCTTGTACTTCTTTAGGAGCATGAGCTTCAACCCATCCTAGAAGCTCTTGAGCAAAAGCATTCGCACGTTGGTAGTAATCTAGAATCTGTTCTTTCAGCTGCTCGGGAATTTGGCCCCAAGGGTATACGTGAAAGTACTCTTTGATGTCTTTTACAGTGTGGCCCTTAGCAACTTCAGACACTGATGGTGGAAAATATCCATCTTGTGTTTCAACATTAAAGTGGAAGTTTTCTTTCTCTTCAGAGATGAAGAATTGGTACCAGTTTTCGTAAATAGATTCAACAAGCTCTTTCGGGATTGGATGGTTCTTAAGAACACCAAAACCAGTTTCACGTAGAGAGCGAACAAATTGTTCTGCTGCGTCGTCAGCAAGGTAATCGACAGTTTCCAGTTTCATGACTTTTCTTTCTTGTTATGTAGTGATGAAGCGATTTTAAGGATCGCTTTGTTGTAAATCAAACTTTTGTGAAACTCTCGCAACCGTTTGTCTAGATACTGGGCGATAACGCCAGTTTTCAACAAATATGGTGATTACAGCCCAATTGAACACTGTTCAATATTGTGTAACACTATTAAAAACTTCGACGAGAGATCTCGATATGACAATTACGCCACTTGCTCAAAATCGACCATTGCTTTCATTAACGACGCTTTATCTGATTGTGTTTCTATTTTCAGCGTTTGCTCCCTCTTCAAGAGCAGTGTGGATTGCCGAAATTGTTCCTGCTCTAGCGATATTAGTAGGTATCTGGTGGCTATCAACCAAGCTCACCTTTTCAAAGACGGCTTACGTTTTAATGTTCATCTGGTTGGTTCTGCATACGATTGGCGCTAAGTACACTTTCGCTGAAGTCCCCTTTGATTGGTTTAATAACCTGATTGGATCTGAGCGTAATAACTTTGACCGCGTGGCGCACTTTTCGATTGGTCTCTACGCTTACCCACTCGCCGAGTATTTGATGCGCAAGAAACTGGCTCAACCAGTACTGGCATGTTTCTTTGCCTTATTTGCGATCATGAGTGTTGCCGCAGGTTACGAAATTATCGAGTGGTGGTATGCCGAGATTGCAGGTGGTGATGAAGGTATCGCGTTCCTTGGCTCACAAGGTGATATTTGGGATGCGCAGAAAGACATGCTGTGTGATACAACGGGTGCTATTGTCTCGCTATTACTTCTGAAACTTCAAGGGCGAGTTAGAGCTCAATAGTTCGTGGATAGCCCGCTCAACTTCTTGCTTATAAGCTAATAAGTCGATTTAAATGCCACGACACAGAAACTGTGTCGTGGCATTTGTTCTTTTCTACTTCATAGTCACCTTGCCACCCACAAACTTGTAGGCTGGCGTACCTCGAACCAAGGTATCTCGCGCGAATTCAATCCCACATTCAGGGCATACACATGGCTCTTTAGTGAAATCTTCAACAATACGTTCCTTAAAACACTTCACGAGGGCACCTTTGCCACCTTTCCGATACTTAAAAAGTTGCGTTTTGCATTTCGCACAGAAAATCTGAACCGTTTTGGTTGGTTGTTTCTTGTTTGGTTTAGCCATAGAAGTTAATGATTGAACTCTTTATTTCTTAAGTTTAGGTGCGACAAGAACCAAGCTTATCCCGAGTAAAATAACGGTCGATGAGATAATAAATTGCATGGTGACCGGCTCGGAGAGTAACAAGACGCCACCGAGTGTCGCGATAACCGGCACAGAGAGCTGTGCAATGGATGCGACCACTGTATTAAGCTTTTTCACCACGTAATACCACAAACTATAACCCACACCAGAAGCCGCCGAGCCCGATATAACCGCGTAAATCAAACCTTGCTCAGTGATAGAGGCTTGAGGCATTGCATTAGGTATTACAACTAGAAGGCTTAAACCTGCAAGGATAACTAGCGAGCTAAATCCAAAGTTAGCGGTCGTCGATTGCAGTGCGTTTAAAGATTTCTTTCCTGCCAATGTGTAAATACCCCACCCAACTCCGGCCAGAGACATCAAGACGATAGAAACTAAGTCTGGTGCCTGTGTCGATTCAGTTGGCATTAACAAGTAAACAAGCCCTGCTACAGATAACAAACATCCTCCCCACTCAAGTAATGACATTCTGTTTCCAGAGAACAAGTGCGCGGCAATCATCGTAAATTGTACTGCGACAAACAACACCAGCGCACCAAGACCTGCGCCAAGCTTTAAGTAAGCGAATGAGAAACCAAACATATACACAAGCAGTGACAATATTGATGTGAATTGAAACTGTGACTTTAGCTTTATATATACCGATGTGCTGTTGTTTGCTAGTTCTTGCTTAGATTTTGATTGGGAAGATAAAGTGAATAAAATCAGAAGTGTAAGCGCACCAGACAAGATGCGCACGATCGAAAAGCTCAAAGGATCAATCGTTTGATCCATTAAAGCCCAGCGACACAAAACTGAATTAGCAGCAAAGGCCACCAGCGTAATAAATGTAACTATCACAGTTTGCATCGTGTTGTCCTAATTGAGTTTTCTCTGATTTTAGTCAACGTCAGGTTTTACCTAGACTTGGCTATGGGTTTTACTATACCACCTAAAAAATTGTCTCATATATTTAAGTAGGGAGAATGTTTTGAGTAACAGAACTAGTCCCGTGTAGTGGTCAACAAATTCCGGACACTGACTTAAGCCGATTTTCGGCATTTACTGGCGACAGCCCATCATTTGCTTGGTGAGGCCGTTGCCGATTATAGTAACTCATCAGGTAATGGCTGATGTCTTTCTTAGCTTGAGCTTGTGTCAGGTAACCTGTTGCTGGTATCCACTCGGTTTTCAAGCTTCTAAATAGCCGCTCCATGGGAGCGTTGTCCCAACAATTACCACGACGACTCATGCTTTGAGTTATACGATATCGCCAAAGTCTTTGGCGATATTTACGGCTGCTATATTGGCAGCCTTGATCTGAATGGAACATCACGTTCTTCGGACATCCTCGTTGCTCCCAGGCCATCTCCAAAGCTTTAGATACTAATTCGGTATCGGGCTTATCGGATAAAGACCACCCCACAACGCGTCGGCTAAATAGATCAAGCACTACCGCTAAATAGGTCCACTTCGAACCTGACCAAATATAAGTAATATCGCCACACCAAACACGATTCGGAGTACTGACAGAAAACTCACGCTTCAGTAGATTTGGAATATCTAGCCTTTCTGCTTTTGCATGTCTATATCGATGCGAACCTGGCTGTTTACTCATTAAATCAGCTTCACGCATTATCTGGCGAACCTTGAATCGTCCGGCTTTTATGCCTTTTTCGCTCAGCATTGAGACAAGAGTACGACTGCCAGCAGAGCCTCGACTCATGTTGAAGAGTTCTTTAATTTGGCTAGCTAGACGAATGCGACTGGCATCCGGCTTGCGTTGCTTAAACTCGTAGTAACAAGACGAAGCTACGTTGAACAGTTCGCAAAGCATTTTGACCGATTCGTGCTCCCTCAACTTGTCTATTAACGAGAACGTTCGAGTTCGTCCGACATTAAGAGAGCGGTGGCTTTTTTTAATATGGATTTTTCTCGTTCTAGCCGGTTAATCCGGGCTTCTAACTCTTGGATTTTCTTTTGCTCAGGCGTGAGGGCTTTAGTCGTTGGAGTCATCCCTCCTCGCTCAACTTTGAGTTGGTCGACCCATCGCCGTAAAGCCGTTTCACCTACGCCCATAGAGTTAGCGGCTTCAGGTATGGAGTACCCTTGATCAAGAATCAAACTTGCAGCATCTATTTTGAACTCAGTAGAAAATGTACGTCGTTGTCGTTTTGTCATTGAACACCTCATTTATGGTGGAGACTTTACCACCTAATTTGGTGTCCGGGATCATTAGACCACTACACCGAACCAGTGAGATTTAATCGGTTTAGTTTTAAAACCGTAAGTTAGAGTGGTTAACAATTTCTTTAAGGGTTACCAGTATCTCTTCAGAGCTGCTCTTATCAATGGGAGTTTTATTACGTAATACAAGTTTATGTAACAAAGACTCTGTTACACATTGAACCTGTGGGGATTCAAACGCTCTTAATTTATGAAAACCATTAATTGTTCTATACAGTGAGCGCAACCCATTGAAGACATGCTCCTCAGGTGTACCTTCTGTAGATGTTATTACAAAAGCAGAGTTACTTATGTCTTCTCCCATATCAGAACAAGAATGGTAAATCTGACATTGCAGGTCACTACAATTGTTCACAAACGCTATATAATCTTGATGTTCACCCTCTTCAATATAACTGATAGCACTGTTAGCTATATTCGTGATGCTTACGGTGAAGTCAAAGTGTCCTGGATCAATAGGCGTGTAGTCTCCGCTTTTAGCGTTCGGAAAAAGCTCAAAATGGACCTTTCTGGCATTTATAGAATTTAGTGGGTCATATAGATCACTTACGTACTTTTCAAACTCTTCAATGTGTTTGTAGTAATTAGTAAATGAGTTCTGCGATCTTGCTAATTCAATCTGTTCTTTTGTTTGTACTGACCTGTGATTCAAAGCAATAAAACCAACGATAGGTATGATTGAAGTTAGGACTGCAAAAGGCACTGAAAAAGCTTTGACAAAGAAGTTGAACCCTTCGTAGTCAAACTGCCATTTAAGATCTGAGTTATAGCCAATAACACCAAACAATATAACGCTGAGTAATAGTAGTCCTCCAAAAGCCCACCTAAATTCAGCAAGCTCTGTCAGTGCCTTATCATGGTTCTTAGTCATAGGTTAGTTACTTAACCCTAGTGAGTGGGCTTTGTGCGGCATACCACCTAATGCATTGCTGAGCCAACACCCGA from Vibrio splendidus encodes:
- a CDS encoding ABC-ATPase domain-containing protein gives rise to the protein MDQLTAKLKKLEKQNFRAYQQIKGQYDFADFELHIDHVQGDPYASSSRFRATRAWSLTGLDWLKEKSYEYQVAARDFIARSFSEFAKQETTVSIALTGQTVLDNTSVVFTEHGIEIRFRINLPADGRSILAKKAINIITFYLPKFIRRATLERELDIEAMIKHCEAVEDQDALRAQLEENNLAAFVANGSVLPRIAGNCDLPMKGAVPFSAPESLSVTLNTPNKGDVTGLGIPKGITLIVGGGFHGKSTLLNAVERSIYNHIPGDGREGIVTATDTMKIRAEDGRCVHNLNLSNYINHLPMQKDTSDFSTQDASGSTSQAAWLQESIEAGVQTLLIDEDTSATNFMIRDERMQALVSKGAEPITPLVDRIGQLREEMDISTIVVMGGSGDYLDVADTVIQMHDYQAVDVTAKAQEVIAQHPTQRTNECETALETFVPRSLNRAALMNILTDGKFRVNAKGKESLRFGKEFADLSALEQLESTSEVNAIGWAWFQFAQTPGWSNNPAKEFSAILSDEWHVNMPNYGDLAKPRVLDVMAALNRMRKSQFKPSN
- the mrdA gene encoding penicillin-binding protein 2 codes for the protein MNHKRVKMRDHKKEVNLFKNRVTVAFCGILLFTLVLVGNLYRLQVENFKSYQTRADGNRIKVLPIPPTRGLIYDRNGVLLAENELVFNLTMIPEQTDDVDAMLAKLDKYIPREAEQIARFKKRYHNTRRFKSVTILENLSEEEIAKFSVHQYQFPGLSIDTSLKRFYPNGEVLTHVLGYVAHINDSDLKRLEEKGIEANYQATTIIGKLGVERYYEDILHGTKGYQEVEVNSRGRVVRTIEYVAPVAGKDIVLNIDLELQKYVFDQLDHRTGSAVVLDPKDNSVLAMASSPSYDPNLFVDGISSKNYQRLLNDPAHPLVNRTTLGVYPPASTIKPFMAVAGLQEHVISEDTIRDDHGSWQIPGSKRNSKSWRDWKRWGHGPVDVTQAIEESVDSFFYQTAFDLGIDRISSWMNRFGFGEPTGIDIYEESTANMPTREWKMMRYRTPWYQGDTVPIGIGQGYWTSTPMQLAKATSVLVNHGKVMPPHILRAILDHGEDFDTQQLVTPEPMPSITEVPDKIWDVPINAMRLVNHGSRGSGRRAFKGTNYTSGGKSGTAQVFDLAKDQVYNSKKLAKHLLDHALYTAFAPYEHPEYVATVVIEHGNGGSKVGAPYIRKVLDYAFEHKSGQNKDNS
- a CDS encoding DNA-J related domain-containing protein produces the protein MSNHQEVRANFHCHMENPLLWPIMEVLKQKPSGWKVHTLAAHLNDLGFVPVLDPAPEKELFKKNFLIMNALYQLQETLHPDGWLQVQAMDIELMNGRYHGSSHSIDHQDPLREYYINWINYEADEGEVKRLLNEFWTRYRKFVGGDELDMDRSRALNLFELPLDATHHEIRKRWRQLALRWHPDRDEGNTAKFQTLCEAWHILRSS
- a CDS encoding isopenicillin N synthase family dioxygenase → MKLETVDYLADDAAEQFVRSLRETGFGVLKNHPIPKELVESIYENWYQFFISEEKENFHFNVETQDGYFPPSVSEVAKGHTVKDIKEYFHVYPWGQIPEQLKEQILDYYQRANAFAQELLGWVEAHAPKEVQEKFSIALSEMINGSEQTLLRVLHYPPMQGDEEPGAIRAAAHEDINLLTVLPAANEPGLQVKAQNDEWLDVPCDFGNMIINIGDMLQEASGGYFPSTTHRVINPSGERQEKSRISLPLFLHPKPEVVLSEKYTANEYLMERLRELGVI
- a CDS encoding DUF2238 domain-containing protein, translating into MTITPLAQNRPLLSLTTLYLIVFLFSAFAPSSRAVWIAEIVPALAILVGIWWLSTKLTFSKTAYVLMFIWLVLHTIGAKYTFAEVPFDWFNNLIGSERNNFDRVAHFSIGLYAYPLAEYLMRKKLAQPVLACFFALFAIMSVAAGYEIIEWWYAEIAGGDEGIAFLGSQGDIWDAQKDMLCDTTGAIVSLLLLKLQGRVRAQ
- a CDS encoding DMT family transporter, yielding MQTVIVTFITLVAFAANSVLCRWALMDQTIDPLSFSIVRILSGALTLLILFTLSSQSKSKQELANNSTSVYIKLKSQFQFTSILSLLVYMFGFSFAYLKLGAGLGALVLFVAVQFTMIAAHLFSGNRMSLLEWGGCLLSVAGLVYLLMPTESTQAPDLVSIVLMSLAGVGWGIYTLAGKKSLNALQSTTANFGFSSLVILAGLSLLVVIPNAMPQASITEQGLIYAVISGSAASGVGYSLWYYVVKKLNTVVASIAQLSVPVIATLGGVLLLSEPVTMQFIISSTVILLGISLVLVAPKLKK
- a CDS encoding IS3 family transposase (programmed frameshift), which encodes MTKRQRRTFSTEFKIDAASLILDQGYSIPEAANSMGVGETALRRWVDQLKVERGGMTPTTKALTPEQKKIQELEARINRLEREKSILKKGHRSLNVGRTRTFSLIDKLREHESVKMLCELFNVASSCYYEFKQRKPDASRIRLASQIKELFNMSRGSAGSRTLVSMLSEKGIKAGRFKVRQIMREADLMSKQPGSHRYRHAKAERLDIPNLLKREFSVSTPNRVWCGDITYIWSGSKWTYLAVVLDLFSRRVVGWSLSDKPDTELVSKALEMAWEQRGCPKNVMFHSDQGCQYSSRKYRQRLWRYRITQSMSRRGNCWDNAPMERLFRSLKTEWIPATGYLTQAQAKKDISHYLMSYYNRQRPHQANDGLSPVNAENRLKSVSGIC